A single window of Actinomycetes bacterium DNA harbors:
- a CDS encoding BldC family transcriptional regulator, translating into MDAHSPDDEQLLTPAEVAVLFRVDPKTVSRWARAGKLTAIRTLGGHRRFRAAEVNALRTGMAEGPDVARLSS; encoded by the coding sequence ATGGACGCGCACAGCCCCGACGACGAGCAGTTGCTCACGCCGGCCGAGGTGGCCGTGCTCTTCCGCGTGGACCCGAAAACGGTCTCGCGGTGGGCCAGGGCGGGGAAGCTGACCGCGATCCGCACCCTCGGTGGGCACCGCCGGTTCCGCGCCGCCGAGGTCAATGCGCTTCGCACCGGGATGGCCGAAGGCCCCGACGTCGCCCGGTTGTCCTCGTGA